One part of the Rutidosis leptorrhynchoides isolate AG116_Rl617_1_P2 chromosome 1, CSIRO_AGI_Rlap_v1, whole genome shotgun sequence genome encodes these proteins:
- the LOC139839671 gene encoding uncharacterized protein, translating into MSRIVSNHTSSSCVWLNIIATGALLDDSQVAFSNSFVKKIGCGNNASFWTEHWISQDKLSTLFPRLYRLESNPDARVQQRIQMGSADTIFSWNWIRVPSGCTASELNGLQSLLSSAILDQNMNDTWPWAFASNGLFSVKKLTSIIEEQNQASSSQQGTMRNKLALKKVEVFICRTQLKRLPVKIELDKRGIDLHSVRCPVCDDDLESLDHALVSCKHAKKIWDRIHKWWNLSFSSPFFLEDLISLSRPVSCNAPEIWQALKWIGLYCIWKNCNNLVFKGKPWSAPMIFNEIQSIYFLWMSNRVKEKCFDWLTWLSNPSLYLIERYKQ; encoded by the coding sequence ATGTCGAGGATTGTCTCGAATCACACTTCTTCATCTTGTGTGTGGCTTAATATAATTGCAACAGGTGCTCTCTTGGACGATTCCCAAGTGGCGTTTAGCAACTCATTCGTTAAAAAAATTGGCTGCGGGAACAACGCGTCTTTTTGGACCGAACATTGGATTAGTCAAGATAAACTCAGCACCCTTTTTCCAAGACTTTACAGGTTAGAATCCAACCCAGATGCTCGTGTCCAGCAGCGAATACAAATGGGGTCTGCAGATACTATCTTTTCGTGGAATTGGATTCGAGTTCCTTCTGGCTGTACAGCTTCTGAATTGAATGGTCTGCAATCTCTTCTGTCATCAGCTATTCTGGATCAGAACATGAATGATACATGGCCGTGGGCTTTCGCAAGCAATGGGCTCTTCTCAGTTAAAAAACTAACGTCCATCATAGAAGAACAAAATCAGGCTTCATCTTCGCAGCAGGGTACAATGAGAAACAAACTTGCACTGAAAAAGGTGGAAGTCTTTATTTGTAGAACACAACTCAAACGTCTGCCTGTTAAAATTGAACTTGACAAACGCGGTATTGACCTTCATAGTGTGAGATGCCCCGTTTGTGATGACGACCTTGAATCTCTTGATCATGCTCTTGTCTCTTGCAAGCATGCTAAGAAAATTTGGGATCGAATTCACAAATGGTGGAATCTTAGCTTCTCGAGCCCTTTCTTCCTCGAGGATCTCATTAGTCTCTCACGCCCGGTTTCGTGTAATGCCCCCGAAATATGGCAGGCATTAAAGTGGATAGGTTTGTATTGCATATGGAAAAATTGCAACAATTTGGTGTTCAAAGGCAAACCTTGGAGTGCCCCGATGATCTTCAACGAGATTCAATCGATATATTTTTTGTGGATGTCAAATCGAGTAAAAGAAAAGTGTTTCGATTGGCTTACGTGGCTCTCAAATCCCTCGTTGTAtctgatagagcggtataaacaatga